DNA sequence from the Nicotiana tomentosiformis chromosome 3, ASM39032v3, whole genome shotgun sequence genome:
GCATCAAACGCGAAAGGGTACGGGCTCGGTATCGTGCTAAAACCACCCACAGGCAATATGGTTAGACAATCTAGTAGAACTGTGAAATATAATAACAATGAggctgaatatgaggccatgattatagGTCACGAACTAGCCAAAGGCTTAGGAGCGAAGGTGATCGAGGCtaaatgcgactccctcctcgtaGTGAATCAGGTAACGGAACCTTCGAAGTTAGAGAAGActgaatgcaaagatacctagatacgttacaagtaactttgcaccAATTTATgggtggactttgcaacatgtgcctcgagatcagAATAATGAGGTCGATGCTctcgcaaacttagggtcatcaATCAAGGACAACGAGGTCGATTTAGGGGCCGTCGTGCAACTCATGAGATCAATAGTCAAAGAAGGTCATGCCAAGATAAATTTCACGAGcatgacctgggattggagaaataagtacatAGAGTATTTGAATACCGAAAAGCTTCCCTCAGATCAGAAAGAATCTAGGGCCTTACGCACGAAGGCAGCACGATTCACTTTTACCAAAGATGGAACCTTGTTTAAAAGAATGTTCAATGGTTCATTAGCGATATGTCTGGGACTTGAAGACACCGAGTACGTTctaagggaagttcacgaaggcccTTGCAAAAATCACTCTGGtgctgaatcattggttcaaaaggtaatcagagccggctattactggatcgacatggaaaaagaagCGAAAGAATCTGtttgaaaatgtgatgaatgtcaaaagcatgcaccaatgattcaccaacccggggaaTTGCTCCATTAGGTcctgtcaccatggccatttatgaaatggggaatggacatcatcgcCCCCCTTCCATTGGCACCAGGTAAAGcttaatttattttgtttatgactgacaatttttctaagtgggttgaagcacaagctttcaagaaagttagggagaaggaagtcatcgacttcatttgggatcacatcatatgtcgattcgggatgccatccgaaattgtgtgtgataacgggaaacagttcatcggcagcaaagtaaccaaatttcttgaagatcataagatcaaaataatcctatcaacaccttatcatcctagtgggaacgggcaagctGAATTAACCAACAAAagcatcatccaaaatcttaagaagaggttaaccgacgccaaaggaaagtggaaggaaattctacccgaagttctatgggcatatcgcacaacctcaaaatccagtaccggggctaccccattcttattattttatggcgccgaagctctaataccggtcgaagtcggagagccgaGTATCcggttccgatatgcaacaaatgaatcaaataactaggccatgaatacgagcctagaactattggacgAAAGGCGAGAAACCACCCTCATCCGATTAGCTGCCTAAAAGCAATGAatcgagagatactacaatcgaagaactaatTTTCGATATtttaatgtcggggacttagtgctaagaaaaatcaccctcaacacctgaaatcctaataaaggaaaattgagtccgaattgggaaggaccgtaccaaattttTGAGGTCACCGGAAAAAGGTCTTACAAGCTCGGATCAAAGAATGgtgaacaactaccaagcaattggaacatatctcacCTAAAACAGCACTACTGCTAAAGTACGCCTTTTTCATTCCTTTTCTATTTTCAGATTAACACCTGTAGGTGGTCGACAAGAAACGACGCCGGACTTTTTAGCAAACGGCAcgaagtccttaggtctgaaagtacgtgtttcactcttttttccttagaccgagttttgtcccaaatgggttttttcggcaaggttcTTAATGAGGCAACgatgaatcgtgctaacttagaatggATCTCGATTAGGAATCGGCATCGGAGATCCATTCGACATTATCCGaggttcctttgcaatcaacctcgaatacttggGGGGCTACACTCGGATATGCGTTATCTTCGAATATCAACTCTAGAAAGGAAACTACTTCATAAAGGGAGGATCTcgattgttgatacccaattttgccctcatattttctcaaatagtatatatactttcaaaacatcattttttagtttacaaatctatacaagcattttctataatttgttataatttttagagctttaaaattaattttcttgtatttaaatcacataaatatttagtaattattcttttaaattttttgtgatgacttaatcatccaaaattatcatttttttcATCCCTATATATGTCTCATaatattttcacttcatttttatataattacattagcattttaaagctatttacataattttacaataatagcctatattcatatacaaatgctccttatttatattatttgtgtcaaaatagcatttttatatttttataatgatgaattattatttttaatcattttagtgcataaataatatatttatttgtttattaattatttttataaattatatttgataaatttggtgtaTTTAAATAGTAGCCCAACCTCTAAACCAATTTTTAGACCAAATTGGCCCAATGACCCCAAACCCAACCCGGTCGGACCCCTCTAAAATGACCCGCCCCAGTCCTTTTTTAAAACATTGGCccttgatctctaagatcaacgacCCACGATTAATCCCCCACTTTTAATAACCtcttcccccccccctccccacttAAACCCTAGAGACTCATTCGTCTCTTTACAGCTGCCTTCACACTCTCTCGAACCTTTCCCCTTCTTCTACGAACCCTACCCGCTGCATCTCTCAACCATTCCAAATTCGTCTCTAAAATAGAATCAATCATTGATTTACTTACCTTATTGGTCTCCTCTCACTACTGGTCATCCATTTGTGGCGTTACTTAGGTGCTTGCCTAAGTTTGGCAAGTGAGATCTTCTGAGATCGGACTAAAGTGGCTTGAACCCTTGATTCTGAGCATTATTTCATCTATATACACTCAGTACCATGCTATGTGAGTCTGATTCAGTGAGATCTCTGTCGATTTGTGTTCTCCCTCTTGAACTAGGGTTTACCCGTTTTCTCCCCTAAATTGATCTGAATCGATTTTGCatgctttctttccttattttaggttttatttattttgttttcttgtttATTCGTCCAATTTTGCTACTAATTGGACAAACCTTAATCGATATACTTTGACTAAAATTGGAACTTTGTTCtgtgattccctcattctcttgttCTGTACTTTGTTCTTGGCCGGcagaaagccaaggccactgagattTTATTGTTCgaactttctcttggtgcgagcattgcccgaggttcttttgaagctcttgggaactttgacgcattgagattctgggttcttgtggatcttttgttctttattgttgtccgttTAACTAGTAAGTCGCTTGACcttttgcaatttcatttttATGTGTCTATGATTTGCATATGTTCTTAGTTATGAAATCTATGGCTTAATGTATCTCTGGGTTACTTTTGTGCACAACTCTGTTAACGTTACACTCGTTttaagtctctttagcatttaacttcTCCTAATActgctagttctgagattgtCTATATCTAACTTGAATAACCTGAACCTTCCTAAGCTCGTTTAGTTAGTGTATTGATACCTGAGTGTTCatgaatatgcttacctgctttgtCCTGAATCTCTGTGGTGAATGCCTCACATTTGTAATAACTTGTGACTTGTTTCTCTGCTAATTTTGTTTCTCAACATGCTCACTTGATCCCATATCCCTTTAGTGATtgtttgaggttttagaacagtCACCTCAACTTATTTTCCCTACCATGTTTTGAACTGTTTCATGATATTAGGATGAATCCCTGACATAACCTGGaccttctttagttaattagtctactgTGTCAATACCTGAATGCCTATATTTGCTATTTGACATGAAGTTTACTTTGTTCTGAATCTTTGCAATGATAGTCTTGCATATGTAATGTGTTCTAATATATGCTAAGACCTTTTCTATCAACTATGATCTACTCCTTCACAACATGTTTCTGTTGTGCTTAGTCTTATATCCTTAATGACTGTTTGGAAACCTTTAGAATGGCCATCTTAGTTTGTGTTTCTATGCCATGTTTGACATAATTAAGACCTTTAGGCTTCAAATCTCTAAGTCAGTGCCTtatttaaacttgttggtattaTGCACTTGTGTATGATAACTTCTGTCAATCTCGCAAACTTATTTCTCCCCTAACTCTTTCAATATGTAGTTGTTTATCTGTTATTTTGCTAAGTATTGAaatgttgttgaacttgtttctaAGTCCTATGACCTGTTTGATTATCTGCTCTGTATGCTCAGCTTTGGTATATCTACTTTAATCTATAAGTGTATTTCCTCAACTCCTGTCCCTCAACCATTGTCCACTCTCCCTCATCTGTTACCTATGCTATTCTGAACCTCTCATTCttagctggctgaaagccaaggctgcCAAGGATGCCAAGGCTCTTACTACTGACCTCCCTAGTATGAGCActactcggggtccatttgaggcccttgtgaactctgacacactaggatttgggtctttAGTCAATCCCCCTACTACTGAAACGTGAATTATCCCAATTCCTTCTTCCTATTGTCTAATGAACATGTAAGTTGTTTGGGTAATATGGTTGCTCTATGGTCATGTGATTTGGCTTTGAGATCTTCTATGGATTTTGAGTTGAGCTGAGGAACATGGTTCCTTGTTGAAAATCTAGGTATACCACGGGAGAATTATTAAAGGCCCAGTTAGTGCTGGGTATTTCTTTTGGGCCCGTTGTGGACCtactgtcattatttgtataatatttataatcttattcattattgggcctgtaataactttgtaatAAACAAATGGGGTGTTAGAAAAAAAATGGGTAATGGGTAAATTCTGATGTTTGCATGCGAGGGTAGAAAAACATACCTATAGGATTCAATAATTTATTTGCTATATATGTCTTTCACTCTCTATGTGCACTGTAGAAATCATGTCATTAGGATAAGCACACACTCACGCTACTTGTCTACTAGCAAAGCATgagcttaaatgcttcaattatccttgttgctacatgttattagaaaacctgcccataggaaataaatattgttgaactttccttcaatttgcattATTGCAGCATCtccactagaaatcatgcctataggatttcaaTCATTTCATTTGTTACTATATCGcactgttcacctagaaaacatgcctatagggttaagGTATAACAATAAAATTGGCTCCAAGTGCCAATCGTTAGAGATCCTGTCTATAAGATATAACTATTCGCCTTAATAATTGTTAATGCTGCACTTCTCGACACTGTTTATTGCTCACTTAGGCCGCTGTCAAAAGCATGAATAATTCTGGGTTTCTCCCAATAGATTCCACTGTCTTTACTGTATAAATCACTTAGACGCAACATCTATAAGATTAATAACTGGAAATCTGCATTTTCAATAATCAGTATGCGATAACTGTATAATCCTGTCTATGAGCAGCACcttgcatctgaaactgcctGTATGTTTTAATTCAAAGTCACCTAGAAATCATATATATAGggcctaaggttcctaattctgaACTTCCTAACCTGAACATTtgtttcgcgtgcatttgttgcttaagtgtggaggctaacttgagcccttaactgcccatatttgaagtccaatgtgttttgtatgtcgcctagttttaacattttgagcagcctaggtaaagtctagaactacctaaatagaggtccaaaacctcctggaccataggtatgggacgggtaatgcatgcatagggcacgacttagaattgaataaGAGtgcttttaggtaaacaactttaacatagtaatcgggtagcaggagatgatagtctgtgccgcTGAATAATATAAGTAACTCCTTACCCCAAGGGAgttgcgaaatattatttatgttgcacggggtgatcctttaggctaaaaaacttaggtcccccccccccctttcctTTCTATGTTTGCTATTAGAATTGGAATAGTTGTATCTCTATATTCGTATTAAGatttttgtaataaaattctttgaCCTTTATATTCTCTTTGCTTATTTGTTCACTTAGCCTAATCCACATAAttttaagttcggccgggacccacagttgtggacctcgaagagtgcctaacaccttctctttgaggtaatttgagccctgactcgatctttggtggcgttgactagtcaaacagagttatctgcacaataggtgccctaacgcaccttaaaaattattaggtggcgactcttcttttAGTACTCTATCTCCCACTCTaaaaaagagttgtcacgacgtCAAAACCCACTTTCCTAAGAAAACGGGTGCGACATCGATAAATAGGATTTAttataagggtcaaacggtcaaatcaAACCGTGACCATATAGATTGCTCAAACCCTGTTTCGatcgagaataaagagaagtatgTTCCTTACAAACATCTTATGCTTTAAAATTAGCAGAAtctcttttattttccttcattgTAAAGGGCTTCGTACTTCCGAATATAAACAAGACCAAGGGCAATACTTAATCGGAATACGAATGATCTCTTCCtcaatcggggactgccatccgacTCAAACAGCCCAAGTCATCGGGCCTCGGGAGCAAAATACCTAATAGGCAACGCCCGATTTCTAAAAGTCATGGCCACCCCACTCGAGAACTACTATCTCGGGCAAGCCCAGATAAAACGGGAAAAGAAGCCCAATGGGTAactcccgaactaaaaggctacgaccaattTAACACGGCTCGGAGATGTCCGAAATCCGTAACAAAAATAGgcctccaaaaaataaaaaaattctttcacaaccggttctaaaaggctaccctcggcaaaatctCAGACTTAAGATGTTTTCCAGGAAAAACTTTGATGAATATCGAACCCCGATAACACTTAAACccagaaaggaaataaaggcaaggttttttcgaaccctcgaacacaactttattttatgctaaggcattttcgaCCTTTGTAAATACAAAAAAGCAAAGGGAAAATACGAGAGTCCAAAGGGcaagaaaagccttatatttatatACAATGGTTTTTAACAAAGGCTAAATCAGCCTAAATTTACAACGGCCAAAAAACGgcctcaaaaaaagaaaaaacaaaaagtcCTAAGAGGCTTGGTCTTCATCGGGGGTCGCATCTCCATCCTCGGGATCTTCTCCATCTTCAGATTCACTTGAgctctcggagtcttcctcagggaaggcTAGCTTCCGGGCCATGGCTTCCTTTACTCTGGCCTTTTCGATCTCAGGCGTGATATCGAAGCCCTGGGCCTGAACCCCTTCGAGGGCTTCCCTTCAAGCTTGCCATTTCGCATATTTGACCATGCTCTTGGCCTTGGCTTGTTGACTTCGACATCAACCCTAaattgggccactttagcatcagctcttTTGTTGGCCACGATCATCTCAGATCTGGCTACGGTCACCTCGgatctggccacttcaagttcatCGGCAAGCTTGCCTTATCAGAAACGGCCAAATCCAATTGATGCTGAAGCTCCTCGATCTTCTCGACCTACATcgaggccttctcttttgcagcTTGGAGTTGGGCCACGGCCGACTCCAATTGAGCTTGGACGATCTCCTTTTTCGAGGCCAGAATGTCCATGTTCTTTTTGAATtcttctgcctcggcctctatcGCATTCACCTGCGTTTGGAGCTGTCCGATTTGTTCGAGCCTCTGTTGGACCTGTAGAATCGGATCATTAGTGGTTATatccaattcatcttcactatcgtgaagcactcgaaatacctgctcagccatctcggCATGCTCATCCCGAGCCGTTGCCAAATCTGCCcgaagcttctcactaagaagtttgtaggtgtcactcttctcagtgaggcttCGAACCTCAGCCTCATACTCCTCCCGGATACagaggaaagcctcgtgatgcaacaccaaAGCCTGCAAACAAGgaagatgttagaattatctacaactctAAGTATAAAAGAAACAATAGAGATACCCTCGAAGTTACCCAATtcagagcatgttgggcctcgttgaaaaggcaagAGGCTCCTACCGCGTTCATCACAGCTtggtcctcttcggtcaccaaggacctaAGGTAACTAGCAATTCCCAATGGGGGGAGATaaaactcgggcatcctccggCATAGAGAGCACTATTTTCCGCCTACGATCGGGATTAACACTCGGGGCCGGGAATCGATCCACCAGTTTTGGGCTCGATGAAGACCCGATAGCGCCCGACCATGATGCTTTCTTCGGTACCAGTAATCCATCGAACCTGATAGTATCCTCTGAGGCAGCGGACTCGAGCCCATCCAAAAAGCCATGGATATCAGTCGACCCCCGAATACCCTCGTAAGATCGACTTTCCAACATGTTAGCCTCACGAATCATAGCATCCAAAATCTTAGGGGATCCAGTAATGTCAACTATCACGAGATTGTCCCTCGAAATATCTCCTGCTGTCCGAGAAGCCTTTCCCCCGGTCTCTCCTTCGACCATCTCATCTCGGGACGGAATGGCCTCAACTTTTCCTTGTTCGGGAATTATGGCCAGAGCTCCCTTATCAACCTCCGCCGATTCAGAGGATTGTTGTATCACAATATTAGCCCGCACACAGGATacttcctcttctccttcttcgggcCCATCCCTTAATCGGCGGATCAAGTCCGAAGGCATAATACCGGAGCCCCTTGGGCTTGCGAGATTTCTTCGTCGGTTTTTACTTTTCCGAGACCGGAGAACTCGGAtccccttttctcttcttctctttgacCTGCTTCGGATCCGGGATTTCTTCGTCACCAGATAGGGGCCTCATGGCAACGTCCTTTCCAAGGCCTGTAAAGGATAAAAGGGGAGTAAGCAAGAGAAGAAGATCAAACGATAATCGTTCTAAGAAAGAAACTTACCATGACTGCGGgactcccatcgaccctttgataaatcCATCCAAGCACGCTCAGAGTACGGTTTCTACAGTAccagaccttcaacccattgtttaagtTCCGGAATCGGTTATGTCATCTAGGCCACATATGTAACAAACATAGAAAAAGtagataaagaaaataaaaatcagAGCCACAAAATTAAACGTTCAAAGGACAATACTACTCACAATtaatattccatttctcaggaaacggcATGTCATCAGCAGGGATCAGGTCCAAAGTTTTGATTCGAATAAATCAGCACATCCAACCTCGGTCACGACTCTCATTTATGCTCGAGAACGGGGCTTTCATGGCTcagcgagcaagcttgattagccctcctcgatagagtcggggactgtaaaggcgcataaggtgatTGAAGGTGAAAgaacacccctcgattttgctcgagaagaatcggaggagaatcactattttCCAAAATGAAGGATGGATCTGGCTGAGGGTCACgtcgtacctcttgcaaaaggcaacgatgacagggtctaagggacccaacgtgaaaggataagtataaataCTTAAGAATCCCTCCACGTGGGTAATGATCGATTCTTCAGGCGATGGGATTACCACGTGCTTTCCGCCCCAGTTGAATTCCTTTTTTACTTATCGAGGATTTTCTCCATTGATGAGCAAGGGAAAACAGAATTAGGATTGTTTGCGGTGTGAAAATTATGAAGCAAAGGGATTTTCTGAAGAAGATGAAAGAGTAGAGAAGAAGCTTTGAGTGAAAAGTTTGAATGAGTATGAAAGTTTGAATACTTATATCCTGGTAATGACGGTTTAGAACTAGTAGTGGCCGACCAACGACTGacaggcatttaatgccttggtaactggaccgacgggatgTTTTTCACATATGTCACAATCGGGTTCGTCGCTAACGTCGTCACCCACCGAGTCGGAGTTcagaaattcatatcgtttctcgtcatctcctttccgagaaacgagaggactatctgtatacggtcaaaaccgagtctgcccttcgtatgactaatcgatATTGGATCATGATAGATCAATGTTCTGCCTCGTGTAGAATCGAGCCATAATGCAAAGTTGGGTCGCCGAGCTCGtgatccagagaccgatcaagatcgagatcggccaagatcgagattggccaagatcgagatcgagcaagttagagaccgatcaagatcgagatcggccaaaatTGAGGAgagcttatcgagccaaaaaatagaaaatcggaatatccgcaattgggcgagaatctcggcggaaattccgatgcatatcaaggagaggccaattaattaatctatcataggATTCCTTggtgtatttaaaaattatattaagaaTAGGACTTCCCTACTACATAAAgtgggtctgatcatttgtaatgAGAGTCAGGTTCATAGAATACAAAGCAATATACTGCATTTACTTCTGGTTTTGATATTCAATCACTTTGTTCTTGTATCAGTCTATTCTCTATTCAGTTTGAGGGAGATAAAACTTGATGGCCTAGGCTAATTAattcattcggtttgcattcgttttttttacaattaattttgatattcatttatatattttctcaatttgtaccaagttatactacgtatccttagaaccgcgtataaattcaattgttatccgtttttcgggtaaacaaagcACATAATCCTCATTTCAATATTATGAAGCATTTAACATTAAGTATTATTCTAGCTATTAGATAAGATAAGACATAATCCATTTTCTTCATCGACCCCTTTATTCTGTTTTCTTCTACAACCTCAGCAGAAGATGGATTTCACTACTTAGTTAATTTTGGAACTTGTCGAAAGCTTCTATGGCATTCTCGTATGAGTAATTTATAACAGTTGTAGCTAGCGGCTTCCGTTCACCACAGCGACCATTGCCCACACTCATGCCATGAATGGCAAACAACATGAGCATTAGCCTTCTTCTTGCAATGCTCCGTTTTTTGAAAGAATCCTTAACGTAATTAGAAGTGTCTGTCGTTCGTGATTACTAGCGAAAGGTCTAAAACAGGTATATGTAGCATGCGTCGAAATGAAAAAGAAGTTATAATCAATGAAAGTTTTGTATAGCGTGCACGTAAATGAAAATCGAGAATAGATGAGATACACTCCTTcgtttcaatttaaatgataCATTTCTCTTATCGAGAGTCAAACGAGGTTAAGTTTGACCAACATTTTAAAATGTATCTTTTTATCCTATTGACATGAGAAAAATTACAACTTATAGTACTTTTCGCATAGtttttgaatattaaaattttaattttaaaatacttaGTTAAATTAATCCAACTTA
Encoded proteins:
- the LOC138908073 gene encoding uncharacterized protein, translated to MTWDWRNKYIEYLNTEKLPSDQKESRALRTKAARFTFTKDGTLFKRMFNGSLAICLGLEDTEYVLREVHEGPCKNHSGAESLVQKVIRAGYYWIDMEKEAKESV